One Verrucomicrobiia bacterium genomic region harbors:
- a CDS encoding transglycosylase domain-containing protein, whose translation MKRFLTLSLVFFLLLITLATWLLYPKVKTHYQLAQQYDLNDLAKYNETSIFYDDNDKEIGRLALENRIVLKHNEIPDLMRQAIIAAEDRRFYWHYGIDIIGIVRALVVNLKSGQFTQGGSTITQQLAKNAIGMFERSWDRKLIETFLALRIENHFTKQEILDYYINRIYFGKGYFGLEAAARGYFGKSAKQLTLGECAMLAGLIRSPNSASPRRDYQKALQGRDRVLQTMVEEKFITSQQAWQARQKRIRLVPETSVGLNKYFTPLIMQELQEVLQLEENEFPQGLRVYTTLNTTLQQAAERAVSETLTQVEWELTQEKNLRKTIENPGPLQAAVLILDAVEGAVQAYVGGRDFTQSQFDRITMAQRDNGASLYPFLYALAMQNLGWHPASLIDSSFIDKPEIKTSQAITFGNPEQNLNRRFFLLQDALAGNYKTAAIRTAHQIGLANLAQWLKNTGIRFDENFLPKTFHDFRPLTLWEITSLYQILANQGTQKKAFFIRSIRDGKNKLLYRRPHVAGLPQLEALTAQQMTLTLEQTLRDKAWRQDLTQPATGVSSFSENQRDAWFLGYTPRWVTGVWVGYDPSISIGNKTLASKTAIPLWEKIVNRLPSSPTNFAIPSSLIKVEVEKNTGTVQGLAGFAPSPGDTFVYLKQSQLNSMNTLPVSRINRVAENEDWSRWLQTLFSNPSELISQAPSEENDHASIPPVAEYIMPPLRGDIVAANGSPLATTLSGQSLVLPWPSLETANSAEEALTWIKPKLELASNWLEKSITFSNETLTNHYNFQRFQPVVISDLTPEKVSQFNNSKLRDEGFVLQTYPKRVYPENQLLAHTLGYLQRAQTPRIGPYQANLVIYDQYQGAEGLEKIFDRELNGQAGKFVIATTPEGFTQRTAIEKQATSGLNIRTTFDLELQKAVEKSLTNIAAGAVVIMNVTNGDIVAMASQPTFDPNDFLPALSSEKWQSFLQAEDNPLQNRAIRQFHPPGSVFKIITTLASLQAGTFDPERIVYCKGYYQIGNVRFNLPRETYPVSFRNAFAQSINTYFIDLGLRTGRTALINVATNLGIGQITGVPLPGELAGLMPTPDYIRKKYGRIMGAGDVANVSIGQGDLLTTPLQIANAVAAIANHGTLYRPRIVSEFFDQNGQTVKTFPPEILNTLSFTPEQFDLVKEAMVSVTEEGTGRRAQVSGIQVAGKTGTAQVGSKAKPRQIAWFAGFLPADNPRYAFAVMVEGSFEESLSGGVDAATLIGEIFKKDKG comes from the coding sequence ATGAAACGATTTCTTACGTTAAGCTTAGTTTTTTTTCTGCTCTTGATCACATTAGCGACTTGGCTGCTTTATCCCAAAGTTAAAACGCACTATCAACTTGCACAACAATACGATCTGAACGATCTCGCAAAATACAATGAAACGAGCATTTTTTATGATGATAATGATAAGGAAATCGGACGACTTGCATTAGAAAATCGCATCGTATTAAAACATAATGAAATTCCAGACCTCATGCGCCAAGCTATTATTGCCGCAGAAGATCGTCGTTTTTATTGGCATTACGGCATTGATATCATCGGAATTGTTCGGGCTCTCGTAGTTAACTTAAAATCAGGCCAATTTACTCAAGGTGGAAGCACCATTACCCAGCAGCTCGCCAAAAATGCTATCGGCATGTTTGAACGCTCTTGGGATCGTAAATTAATAGAAACTTTTTTAGCGCTTCGTATTGAAAATCATTTTACCAAACAGGAGATCTTAGATTATTACATCAACCGAATCTATTTCGGCAAAGGCTATTTTGGTTTAGAAGCCGCAGCGCGCGGCTATTTCGGTAAATCAGCTAAACAACTCACCCTCGGGGAATGCGCCATGCTCGCCGGGTTAATTCGTTCTCCTAATAGCGCCTCACCGAGACGCGACTATCAAAAAGCGCTTCAGGGAAGAGATCGTGTTTTACAAACCATGGTGGAAGAAAAATTCATCACATCACAACAAGCCTGGCAAGCGCGACAAAAACGAATTCGTCTCGTTCCAGAAACTTCAGTAGGATTAAACAAATATTTCACCCCTCTCATCATGCAAGAGTTGCAGGAAGTTTTACAACTCGAAGAAAATGAATTTCCTCAAGGCCTCCGGGTGTATACTACGCTCAACACAACTTTACAACAAGCAGCAGAGCGGGCAGTTTCAGAAACTCTGACCCAGGTTGAATGGGAATTAACCCAGGAAAAAAACCTACGCAAAACTATTGAAAATCCAGGCCCTTTACAAGCGGCCGTTTTAATTTTGGACGCTGTTGAAGGCGCCGTTCAAGCATACGTGGGAGGAAGAGATTTTACCCAAAGCCAATTTGATCGCATCACCATGGCGCAACGAGACAATGGCGCTTCACTCTACCCTTTTTTATATGCTTTAGCCATGCAAAATCTAGGTTGGCACCCAGCTTCTCTCATTGACAGCTCCTTTATCGACAAACCCGAAATCAAAACATCCCAAGCCATAACTTTTGGCAATCCAGAACAAAATCTCAACAGACGCTTTTTTCTTTTGCAAGATGCTTTGGCTGGAAATTATAAAACCGCGGCCATTCGAACCGCTCACCAAATCGGACTAGCTAATCTAGCGCAGTGGCTAAAAAATACTGGTATTAGGTTTGACGAAAATTTTCTTCCAAAAACCTTTCACGATTTTAGACCTTTAACTCTTTGGGAGATCACCTCGCTCTACCAGATTCTGGCTAACCAAGGCACCCAGAAAAAAGCTTTCTTTATTCGATCCATTCGCGACGGAAAAAATAAATTGCTTTATCGCCGACCTCATGTCGCTGGTTTGCCACAACTAGAAGCTCTCACTGCTCAACAAATGACCTTAACTTTAGAGCAAACTCTCCGAGACAAAGCATGGCGACAAGACTTAACCCAACCCGCTACGGGTGTTAGCAGTTTTTCTGAAAATCAGCGAGACGCTTGGTTCCTAGGCTACACTCCGCGCTGGGTCACCGGAGTGTGGGTGGGTTATGATCCATCCATTTCCATTGGCAATAAAACGTTGGCCTCGAAAACAGCCATTCCATTATGGGAAAAAATAGTCAACCGACTCCCCTCTTCTCCCACCAATTTTGCGATTCCATCTAGTCTCATCAAAGTCGAAGTGGAAAAAAATACTGGAACCGTTCAAGGTCTCGCTGGTTTTGCTCCCAGCCCAGGTGATACCTTTGTTTATCTTAAACAATCCCAGCTCAACTCTATGAATACACTGCCTGTCTCACGCATCAATCGCGTTGCAGAAAATGAGGATTGGTCTCGTTGGTTACAAACACTTTTTTCTAATCCTTCCGAACTCATTTCTCAAGCGCCTTCCGAGGAAAACGATCATGCTTCTATTCCTCCCGTAGCAGAATATATCATGCCACCTCTGCGGGGAGATATCGTCGCGGCAAACGGTTCACCCTTAGCCACAACTCTCTCGGGCCAAAGCCTCGTTCTGCCCTGGCCAAGCTTAGAAACAGCAAACTCAGCAGAAGAAGCCTTAACTTGGATTAAACCCAAATTAGAGCTTGCCTCAAATTGGCTAGAAAAATCCATCACCTTTTCCAATGAAACATTGACTAACCATTATAACTTTCAACGATTTCAACCTGTTGTCATTAGCGATTTAACACCCGAAAAAGTTTCTCAATTCAACAACAGTAAATTGAGAGATGAAGGTTTCGTCCTCCAAACTTATCCCAAACGAGTTTATCCCGAAAACCAACTGCTTGCCCACACTCTTGGCTATCTTCAACGCGCTCAAACACCACGCATTGGCCCTTATCAAGCTAACTTAGTCATTTACGATCAATATCAAGGCGCGGAAGGGTTAGAAAAAATTTTTGATAGGGAACTTAATGGACAAGCAGGAAAATTTGTCATCGCCACCACACCCGAAGGCTTTACGCAGCGCACCGCTATCGAAAAACAAGCCACTTCAGGTTTAAATATTCGAACTACATTCGATCTCGAACTACAAAAAGCCGTGGAAAAAAGTTTAACAAATATTGCCGCCGGTGCTGTTGTTATTATGAACGTAACCAATGGCGATATCGTAGCTATGGCAAGCCAACCCACTTTTGATCCTAACGACTTTTTACCCGCTCTATCTTCAGAAAAATGGCAAAGCTTTTTGCAGGCAGAAGATAACCCACTACAAAATCGAGCCATCAGACAATTTCATCCGCCTGGTTCGGTCTTTAAAATCATCACTACGTTAGCTTCTTTACAAGCAGGCACTTTTGATCCTGAACGCATCGTTTATTGCAAAGGTTACTACCAAATTGGCAATGTGCGATTCAATCTACCACGAGAAACTTATCCCGTCTCATTTCGCAACGCTTTTGCTCAATCCATTAATACTTACTTTATCGACTTAGGTTTACGAACCGGACGAACCGCTTTGATCAACGTCGCTACTAATCTTGGCATAGGCCAAATCACGGGCGTTCCCCTACCCGGCGAATTGGCGGGTCTCATGCCAACACCTGACTACATTCGAAAAAAATATGGTCGCATTATGGGCGCTGGTGATGTCGCCAACGTTTCGATTGGTCAGGGCGATCTCCTGACAACCCCTTTGCAAATAGCCAATGCCGTTGCAGCCATTGCCAACCATGGCACTTTGTATCGTCCCAGAATCGTTAGCGAATTTTTTGATCAAAACGGCCAAACCGTAAAAACGTTTCCTCCTGAAATTCTTAACACCTTATCTTTTACTCCTGAACAATTCGATCTTGTCAAAGAAGCCATGGTGTCAGTAACAGAAGAAGGAACAGGCCGAAGAGCACAAGTTTCTGGCATACAAGTGGCAGGAAAAACAGGCACTGCCCAAGTGGGCAGCAAAGCCAAACCGCGCCAAATCGCTTGGTTTGCTGGCTTTTTGCCTGCTGACAACCCACGCTATGCCTTTGCCGTAATGGTCGAGGGAAGTTTTGAAGAATCCCTTTCTGGTGGAGTCGATGCCGCAACCTTAATTGGCGAAATTTTTAAAAAAGATAAAGGATAA